The Nostoc sp. 'Lobaria pulmonaria (5183) cyanobiont' DNA window TTCTTGGGTTGGCTTTCAGCAAACAGCAATTCGGTTCGAGCGCAATCCCCGCTTTGCTGGGGAAGTTAAATATACTTTTAGCAAATCCTTAGCCCTTGCCATCAATGGTTTAGTGTCCTTTTCAATAGTACCACTGCGGTTATCAACCTACTTAGGGTTAGTAGCGGCGGCAGCGGCCATCTTCATGGCTTTATTAGTTTTGTATTGGCGTCTTTTTGTCCCCCATTCGCCTTTAACCGGGTTTACGATTATTTTGATGGCAATTTTCTTCCTCGGATCTGTGCAGTTAGTCAGTGTTGGCATCTTAGGCGAATATATAGGGCGCATCTACGAAGAAATTAAAGCCAGGCCCCTCTATACTTTGGCAGAGGTAGGTGGTTTTGATCGCAAATCCTCTAACTTAACGAGTAATTTTGACAAACTAGATAATTTAGAAGATCCTAAAAAGCCCTCACCCTAAATCCCTCTCCCAAGCTTGGGAGAGGGACTTTGAAATTGGTTCCTTTTCTCCAAAATTGGGAGAAGGGGTTGGGGGATGAGGGCGAATTTTGCATTTGTACAAGAGGTCTATTCGTTTTTAGCGACTGACTATTTCCGGCGATGTCTACGACGGGCTACGCCTACGCAGTTGCTGGAATTGACTTAGCCAAGAATTTTGACATATTTTCGCTTCATGGAAAAGTACTAGGTCTTGCATTGTACCAAGCTCTATGCAAAGATAATCCTACCAATATACGGTAAGTCGATAGAAATATCGTATTTAATTGGTCATTGATGCTGTCAAAATATGGCTGATTACAAAATAGTGTTTTCAACTAATATTAATTGGCAAATAATCACTTGAATCAAAATCAAACTTTCGTCAATGTCAGTAGCCATTGATGAACTTTGTACAGCATAACTAAAAAAATGGACTTTAGGATGTCTCAGAACTATCAGTTCGCATAGCGTGTGGTTGAGTTTTCCCTTAAAAGTAGAGAAGTCTTTGCTAAGACAGTTATTGTCTCATTCAAGACGTTTTTAGGATTCTTTTAAGCGTCATAATTCCTAGTTTACTGTGAATTTCGGATTGTACATTTAACTACTTAGCACTGGTTTCGATATTTATCATAATTTTGTGCTTTTTCGCCAGTTAAACCTTTGATAAGTCTGTGTTCTAATCGTTTGCCATAAAAATATTAGATCAAGGATTTATCTTGGCTTATCTGTCCAAGTGAGAGCTAATTTATTCATCTTTAAGGTTGAGGAGTTAAGGAATCATGTCGAATTTTCGTTGGAATTATAGATCCATAGTGTTCCTGATTTCGTTGCTAAATATTCTAGCTATCCTGATTTTTCATCCAGCCAAAAGTCAGGCTGAACTACCTAAATCTGATGTATCTACGACTGAAGTAGAAGAGAACAAAGCTCCAGAAGCAGTTGTCAATCAAACAGTAGACACTTCAATTGCACCAGTTACTCGTAAAAAAGCTCCAAACGAGCTTCAAGATCGAGTGACACCTGTCTTGCAATTGTTGCAAGTTGCACCGCCAACTAACAAAAATCCAAAGAATGCAGCAGGGCAAACAACATCCGTCTCGCAATTATCAGATATTAAGCCGACAGATTGGGCATTTCAAGCATTACAGTCTCTAGTTGAGCGCTACGGTGTAATTGCAGGATATACAGATGGTACATTTAAAGGCGATCGCTCCCTAACGCGCTATGAATTTGCAGCTGGGTTGAATGCAGCTTTAGATCGCCTCAATGAACTAATAGCGACTTCGACAACAGATTTAGTCAAACGCGAAGACTTGGATATCATCAAAAAACTACAAGAACAATTTTCTCCAGAACTCGCTCAACTTCGGGGACGCTTAGATAGCTTGGAAGTACGAAATGCGAAGTTAGAATCAACTCAGTTTACGACCACAACCAAACTTATAGGTCGATCTCAGATTGTTCTTAGCGATCTTATAGCAGGCAATAACGTCGTCAGAAAGACACCAGCACCTCACAATCCCACACTTCAAGGCTCAACTTCTTTACGGTTAAACACCAGTTTTAATGGTAAAGATTCACTAGGGATAACAATAGGAGGTGGAAATATTGAATCATTGGGACAAGCACCACCTACTCCGCTAAATCCAACAGGTGGATTATTGGGAACTTATGAGGGGAGAAGTGCTGATAACTCCAGTATTACTTTTCCACGCAATACTATTATTGTTAGTGGTATTCGCTATCGGTTTCTACCTTTTCCAAATACCCAAGTCAACATTTATCCCTTGTCTGACGGAGCTAGTGAGATAGGTCTTTCTGGTCCGGTTAACCCATATTTTGAATCGTCTTCTGTGACTGGTGCTAATGGGATTTCACGATTTTCACGGCGGTCTTTGGTCTATAACTATGGAGATAGCGGCCCCGGAATTGCCATACTCCAGGGATTAGGCAAACAACTTCAATTCGGGATAGCGTACAGCGCACCAAACGGTGGTAATCCCACAACTAATAACGGCTTATTTACAGGCAGATATTTAGCTTTAGCACAGTTAATATACTACTCCGGTAATAGGAATTTTCGGGTAGCTGCAACTTACGTTAATACCTATAGCCCACCAAATACCATAGGTTTTAGCGGAACAAATTTCGGCCCAGCAGTCGGGAGTAACCTGGTAAACAGCACTGTGCCTGGAGTAGCAACTCTAGGCAACCTTTATGGACTACAGGCGTTCTATCAAGTTAATTCCAAGTTGGCAATCAATGCGTGGGTAAGTTATGGGGTACACCGTTATTTGGGGCGCGGAGATGCTGAAGCTATGGATTGGGCCGTAGGACTTGCATTCCCGGATCTTTTTAGTGAAGGTGCTCTAGGGGGGATTTTAGTTGGTATGGAGCCAAAACTCACCAGTCTTAGTAATAATGTAAATTTGGGAAAAGGTCTAGGACAAGCGGACAGAGATACTTCTCTGCACGTTGAGGCATTCTACCAATATAAAATCGGAGATCATATTGAGGTTACGCCAGGTTTGATCTGGATTACTGCACCTGATTCGGATGCCAGCAATCCCGATAGTTTATTTGCTTGGGTTCGTACTGTCTTTAGGTTTTAACCGAATGGCACTCCTCGGACTGAATAAAAATTTTTACATTTGTTTAATTAAACCTCATCTATGTTGAGAACCGTAGTTTTTGCCCTCACCCTAAATCCCTCTCCCTACTTGGGAGAGGGACTTCTTTCCGGCTCCCCTTCTCCCAATATTGGGAGAAGGGGCTGGGGGATGAGGGTTTTTCTATTCATACAGAACTACGGTTTTCAACGTGGACGCAGTTTAAAAGTCCGGGGATTCTTCAGTCTTAAGGGAGCGATCGCCCTTAACCTACAAAGAGACACGTTAAAGACAAAGCCCAATCCAATTTCGCGTCTCTACTTATCTAGACAAAACCGTTTATCTGCCTCCTGCCCAGTGGTGTCAACTTAACGTAAAAACCAGTCTAGACATAGCTTTGAGAGATTGTCTTGTTGTCTCGTTCCCAGTCAGAGACTGGGAATGCCTAACGGGAGGCTCCGCCTCCCTTACTCGCGGCAGAGCCGCAATGACAAGCATTTCCAGCCTCTGGCTGGAAATGAGGTTTGAAAGGGAGTTTTAGCTTAAGTTGACACCCATGCCTCCTGCCTCACCCCAACAAAGTTGATTTTACATAAATTTACCTTTGAAGTTGTTTGGTAAAATGCTTGCTTTTTGTCGAAAACTGTGAAAAACTCTATTATGCTAAACTACTGTTTACCGATCGAGATAAAGTATTTTTACATTATCAAGGTAGTGAGAACCTGTATTAAGGGATCGCAATTTCTAGATTTTTAAATATTTATTTTGCAGCATGGATGGGGTGAAGACTTGACGCTTAAGACTTTATAAATGGGGGAAATGGTAGATGCTAAAGACGTTAACAAACGATTTTGAACTCGACTTAGAAGCAGATGTGCTTGTAATTGGAGGTGGGCCAGCTGGAACTTGGGCGGCATGGAGTGCTGCATCAAATGGAGCTAAGGCGATCCTTGTAGATAAAGGGTATTGCGGCACAACTGGATGCGCTGCTGCCTCTGGAAATGGTGTGTGGTATGTGCCACCCGATCCAGAAGCACGGGAAACAGCAAAGGCGAGTCGGGAATCGTTGGGTGGGTTTTTAGCCGATCGCAACTGGATGGATCGGGTACTGGATCAGACCTATGCAAACGTCAATCAGTTAGCAGAGTGGGGTTATCCCTTCCCTACCGACGATGAAGGCAAACCCTATCGGCGATCGCTGCAAGGGCCGGAATACATGCGGCTGATGCGGCGGCAAATTCAACGGGCAGGAGTCAAGATTTTAGATAACAGCCCCGCCTTAGAACTACTGGTTGATGACGATGGTGCTGTTGCTGGTGCAACAGGTGTGAACCGTCAGACTGGCGAGAAATGGATAGTGCGATCGCAGTCCACAATTATTGCAACTGGTGGCTGTGCATTCTTGAGTAAAGCGTTAGGATGCAACGTCCTGACAGGGGATGGTTATCTGATGGCGGCTGAAGCAGGTGCTGAGATGTCGGGTATGGAATTTTCCAATGCTTATGGCATCTCCCCCGCCTTTTCTTCAGTCACCAAAACCCTGTTTTATAATTGGGCAACTTTTACCTACGAAGACGGTACTGTAATTCCGGGGGCAAGTTCTCATAGACGTTCAGTAATTGCCGAGACATTACTGCAACAGCCAGTTTACGCCATCATAGACAAAGCGGCAGAATCGATGCGGCCATCTATGCGTTTAGCACAGCCTAATTTCTTTTTACCCTTTGACCGTGCAGGTATCGATCCATTTACCCAACGTTTCCCTGTGACTCTGCGCCTAGAGGGAACTGTGCGCGGTACAGGAGGAATTCGGATTGTAGATGAGAGTTGTACCAGTTCAGTACGGGGACTCTATGCGGCTGGAGATGCGGCTACACGGGAACTGATTTGTGGTGGATTTACTGGTGGTGGTAGTCACAATGCAGCTTGGGCAATATCTTCTGGCTATTGGTCGGGGAAATCGGCTGCTGAATATAGCCGCATTTTGGGGGAACACAAAACTCAACGACGAGTTAAGGGTGTTGGAGAGGTAGGATTACAGCGTGAGAGCGATCGCTCTCAAATGGCAACTGATGAAATTATTCAAGCAGTCCAAGCCGAAGTATTTCCCTACCAAAAGAACTATTTCCGTACAGAAAAAGGCTTAACCGAGTCTTTGGGTAAGCTAAATCATCTTTGGCAAGAACTTCGCAGTAGCCAGGTAACATCAGATAAAGAGCTAATCCGGGCGCGAGAAGCTGCGGCGATGGTAGCTACGGCGCGATGGATGTACAGCAGTGCCATTGAACGTAAAGAAACTCGTGGGATGCACAGACATCTAGATTATCCAGAACAAGATGCTAACCAGCAACATTACCTGATTAGTGGCGGATTAGATAAAGTCTGGGTGAAAACTCAGACTTTACAAAGTACTGAAAAATCTTTATCTAAAATAGGAGCAGCAGTGTGATTGAGTTGGTCAGCGAGTCGCGGTGCATAGAATGTAATATCTGCGTGAATATTTGTCCAACCAACGTGTTTGACAGAGTACCTAATGCGCCGCCAACGATTGCCCGACAGAGTGACTGTCAAACCTGTTATATGTGCGAATTGTATTGTCCAGTTGATGCTCTTTATGTTGCACCAGAAAGTGATGTGACGACTTCAGTCAACGAAGCAGAATTGGCAGAAGTTGGGCTACTGGGTAGTTATCGGGAAAACATCGGTTGGGGACATAAACGCACCTCAACAGCAAAAGCCGATCAAACATTCCAAATTCTCAAGCAGATGAAATAGTGCGGCGGAGAAAATAGTCATGCTGTCGTTACCAGTACGAACAGATTCTATCGGTAAAAATAAATTTACTTCCAGATTATCAACTTCGGTGGCTTGTCTCCTACTGCTACTAACTACAGCATGTAACCAAGGCGGAACTAAATCTGCTCAATCCATTGAGGCTGTTGATGTCAATAACGCTGTCGCTGCATCTAATAACATTTCTACCCTCCGAATAGGTTATGTAGGTAGTTCAGAACCTACAGGATCACTTGGTTGGGCAAAGAAAAAGGGAATATTAGAACGTGAGTTGCAAAAAGTGGGATTCCAAAACATTACTTTTGCAAGATTTCCTAACGGGCCGGATCTAAATGAGGCGCTTGTCGCAGGTCAATTAGATGTTGGTTCTTTAGGTGATACACCAGCCATAGTTCTGAAAGCTAGAGGTCAGGAAACCCGACTGTTACGGATTAGCCAATTTAATACAACCGCCTGGTTAGTGGCGAAAAAGAATGGACCGCGATCGCTGGCTGAACTTAAAGGTCAAAAAATAGCTACCCAAAAAGGTTCTTATATGCATCGATACCTGCTGGGTCTGTTAGCTGAAGCTAAAATTGCCAAAGATGTAAAAGTTGTCCACTTGATGACTACTGAGGCAAAAGCGGCTTTAGAACGTGGTGATGTAGCAGCTTATGCAACTTCAAGCGATTTGGGGCCTTTTCTGAAATCGCAAGGGTTTCCAGTGATTGATTCTTCTGCAAATCATAAAGGTCTTTCCGGGACATCATTAGTTGTCGCAACTGAAAGCTTTCTGGCAAAACAGCCTGATTTTCCCCAGAAATTTAATGCAATTCTCACAGAAGCAGCCAAGGATTTAAAAGCTAATTCTGAAGAATATTATCAGTATCATGCTCAAACTACTAAATATCCCATCGATATTATCAAAGTATCGTTCCCACTAAAACAGGTATTAGAAGAACCATTACCAGCAGATGGTGTGAAACTTTTAGAGGGAACAAAGAAATTTTTAGTCTCGCAGGGTTTAGCAAAGTCGGACTTTAAATTAACAGATTGGGTTGTGAACAAACAACAGCGTTAATTTTATCTGCCATTCCAAATGCGGGAGTAGGGGGAGCAGAGAAATCAGTAACTTTTCTGAGCAAGAAAAACAGATTTTTATAATTAAGTCTTTTAAAAGCGCAACTTCCAAGCTCAAAGGTGCAACTTCCAGGCTCAAAGGCTCAACTTCCAGGCTCAAAGGCTCAACTTCCAGCCTCAAAGGCTCAACTTCCAGCCTCAAAAGCTCAACTTCCAGGCTCAAAGGCTCAACTTCCAGGCTCAAAGGCTCAACTTCCAGCCTCAAAGGCTCAACTTCCAGCCTCAAAGGCTCAACTTCCAGCCTCAAAAGCTCAACTTCCAGCCTCAAAAGCTCAACTTCCAGCCTCAAAAGCTCAACTTCCAGCCTCAAAAGCTCAACTTCCAGCCTCAAAAGCTCAACTTCCCTCGTGACTAATAATTCCTTGATGTACAGAGCAAATAGATTTATCTGTCAAATCAATCCAAAATCTAAAATCCAAAATTGTTTGACCAATTCATTTGAAAATTCAGGTAACATGGTATGACTATTGCACTAGACCGTCCACAAAAAACTAAGTCTGCTCAAATTCGGGAAAAACTGGGTTATCCGATTATTGATACCGATGTACATACCCAAGAGTTTCCCCCAGCATTCTTGGACTATTTAGAGCAAGTTGCTGGAACTGCGATTGCACAACGTTTTCAAGAACACTTACCCGGTGCATCTCGCTCTAAATGGTTCAACCAATCTTGGGAAGAACGCCGCGCTAACCGCACCGCCCGCCCTCCCTTCTGGACTCGTCCCACTAACGATGCTTTAAATTTAGCTACAGTTAGTTTGCCAAAGTTGCTACATGAACGCTTGCAAGAAGCCGGTACAGACTTTGCCGTTGTGTACCCCAACTTGGCAACTATGGCACCGCACATTGGCAATGAAGAAATGCGGCGGGCTGTTTGCCGTGCAGCTAATACTTATCACGCTGATATTTTCCGTCCTTATAGCGATCGCTTAACACCCATTGCTGCCATTCCAATGAATACGCCCGAAGAGGCGATCGCAGAATTGGAATATGCGGTGAAAGTGCTGGGACTCAAAGCAATTCAAATCCCCGGCCATATTCGCCGTCCGATTCCCGCTTTCGAGAAGTATGGCGAAGAAGTAGCCAACGAAGCCATCTGGATTGACACCTTTGGCTTGGATAGCAAATATGATTATGATCCCTTCTGGGCGAAGTGCGTAGAACTGAAAGTTGTACCCACCACCCACTCTTCCGGTATGGGTTGGATCAATCGGCGTTCCATTAGCAATTACCAATACAACCATATTGGTCACTTTGCATCGGCTGCGGAAGCACTATGTAAATCTCTGTTCTTTGGTGGTGTAACTCACCGCTTCCCCACACTCAAGTTTGCCTTTTTAGAAGGAGGTGCAGCTTGGGGTGCTAGCTTGTACACCGATTTGATTTGGCACTGGGATACCCGCAATAAAGCTCATTTGGTGGAAAATAACAATCCTGCCAATGTTAATTATGAAGAACTGCTAGAATTCTATACCCGCTATGGTGATGAATTAATACAGGGTCGTTTGGATCAGCTAGGTAGCGGTCTAGGTTTCCACGCTGACTTAATATCTCCCTTAGAGCCAGGTGATTTGGATGAATTTGCCGTAGCAGGAGTAACGAAGCCAGAGGATATTCGCGATCGCTTTTTGAATCACTTCTATTTCGGGACAGAATCAGATGATACCCGTGTAGCTCAAGCCTTTAACCGTAAAGCTAATCCTTATGGCGACCGTGTTAAAGCATTCTTAGGTTCCGATTCTGGTCACTGGGACGTACCTGATATTACTGCGATCGCAGCTAATACCTATTCAATGGTAGAACGCAAGATTATCAGTGAAGAAGATTTGCAATATTTCCTGTCAATTCATCCCTTGGAGTTATACACCAGCCTGAATCGTGACTTCTTCAAAGGTACGGCTGTCGAGAAAACAGCAGATGAATTTTTGGCTGGGAAAGGGATTAGGGGCTAGGCAATACGGTTCGGTTTAAGAGACGCGATAAATCGCCGTCTCTACAAAGGATTGATTCTTGTAAAGACGGCGATTTATCGCGTCTTTGCCAATGCCTATAAACATTTGATGAGGGTAAACTATCATGACGATCGCTCTAGACGGCGCACAAAAAACCAGGTCTGCTCAAATTCGAGAAAAACTTGGTTATCCAATCATTGACACCGATGTACATACCCAAGAATTTGAACCAGCAGTTTTGGATTATTTAGAGCAAGTTGGTGGAACTGCACTTGTCGAACGTTTCAAAGAAAATTTACCAGGATCTTCCCGCTTTAAGTGGTATAAACAAACTTGGGAAGAACGTTTTGCTTATCGCAGCAATCGCCCTAACTGGTGGGGTCGTCCCACAAAAAATACTTTGAATTTGGCTACCATTAGCTTACCCAAGTTGCTGCATGAGCGCTTGCAAGAAGCAGGTACAGACTTTGCCGTTGTGTACCCCAACTTGGCAACGATGGCCCCGAATATCGGCAACGAAGAAATGCGACGGGCTGTTTGTCGGGCAGTTAACACCTACCATGCTGACATTTTCCGCCCTTATAGCGATCGCTTAACACCCATCGCCGCCATTCCCCTGCACACTCCCGAAGAAGGGATTGAAGAGTTGGAATATGCGGTGAATGTTCTGGGACTCAAAGCAATTCAAATTCCTGGTTACGTCCGTCGGCCAATTCCTGCCTTTGAAAAGTATGGCAAAGAAGTGGCTAACGAAGTGGTTTGGATTGATAACTTTGGTTTAGACAGCCAGTATGATTACGATCCATTCTGGGCTAAGTGCGTAGAACTGAAAGTTGTACCCACAACTCATGCATCTAGCCAAGGTTGGACAACTCAGCGTTCTGTCACCAACGCCCAGTATAATCACATTAATCACTTTGCCTTTGCAGCAGAAGCATTATGCAAATCGTTGTTTTTTGGTGGTGTAACTTGTCGCTTCCCACAATTAAAGTTTGCCTTCTTAGAAGGTGGTTCAGCTTGGGGTGCTAGTCTATACGCTGATATTATTTGGCACTGGGAAACCCGCAACAAACAACATTTGTTGTCAAATAACAATCCTGCGATTATCGATAAGGAAGCACTAGTAGAGTTGTACACCCGCTACGGTGGCGAACTTGTAGATGGACGCTTAGATCAAATTGGGGACGGTTTAGGATTCCACCATCAACTATTAGCCCCAGAAGATCCAGGCGAACTCGACGAATTTGAACTAGCAGGAATTGATCAGCCAGAAGATGTGCGCGATCGCTTCTTGAATCATTTCTACTTCGGTACAGAATCAGACGATACCCGTGTCAGCCAAGCATTTAACCGTGCAGCTAATCCCTTTGGCGATAGAGTTAAAGCCTTCTTGGGTTCTGATTCTGGTCACTGGGATGTGCCAGATATTACCGCCGTTACTGCCAACGCCTACTCAATGGCAGAACACGAAATCATTACCGAAGAAGACCTCCGCTACTTCCTCTCAATCCATCCTTTGGAGTTGTACACCAGTCTCAATCAAGACTTCTTCAAAGGTACAGGTGTTGAGAAAGCCGCAAACGAATATCTGGCTGGGGAATAGGGAATGGGGAATGGGGAATGGGGAGTAGGGAAAGAATAACTATGTCCCATGCCCAATGCTCAATACCCATCTTTACAACGTTCCATGTTCCATTTCCTCTGTTCACTTGTAGGGTGGGTCTTGCCCACTCTACATTTCTCCTAAATTCTGCGTCTGATTGCTACCTACTGCTGAAACAATACCAAGGATGATTTAATTATGGTGCTAGATATTACAAAACCAAAGGATTACATTGACCTAGCAGCTTCTCTATCCAAGGAACTTGCTCAATCCACAGTTGAACGGGATGCTAAAGCTGGAGTTCCAGAAGAGGAAATTAATAAACTGCGTGAAATTGGACTGCTACCACTGATTGTACCCAAGCAATATGGTGGGATTGGTGCAACTTGGATTGATGCCTTAAAAATTGTCAGAAAGCTGTCAAAAGCAGATGGTTCAATTGGTCAGTTGTATGGTAATCATCTTAATTTGACGGCTTTGGGTCATGTTTCCGGTACACCAGCCCAAAAGGAAAAATATTATAGAGAAACTGCTAAAAATAACTTATTTTGGGCAAATGCTATCAATACAAAGGATACTAGGCTGAAAATTAACCCAGAAGGTGAGAATTTTCGGGTTAATGGTGTTAAAAGCTTTGGTACAGGTATTTCTGTTGCAGATTACCGGGTATTCTCCGCTTTGGAAGATGGCGTAGAATTGCCTTTCATATTCATAATTCCCAAAGACAGGGAAGGGTTAGTTTCTAATCAAGATTGGGACAATATTGGGCAACGTCGTACTGATAGCAGTAGTTATACATTTAATAATGTTCTAGTAGAAAAAGATGAGATTTTGGGGCCAGCAAATCCCCCTGATAGCGCCTTCTCAACTTTTCTTGGCATTATTGCCCAGCTAACAAAAACCAACGTTTATCTGGGAAT harbors:
- a CDS encoding iron uptake porin, yielding MSNFRWNYRSIVFLISLLNILAILIFHPAKSQAELPKSDVSTTEVEENKAPEAVVNQTVDTSIAPVTRKKAPNELQDRVTPVLQLLQVAPPTNKNPKNAAGQTTSVSQLSDIKPTDWAFQALQSLVERYGVIAGYTDGTFKGDRSLTRYEFAAGLNAALDRLNELIATSTTDLVKREDLDIIKKLQEQFSPELAQLRGRLDSLEVRNAKLESTQFTTTTKLIGRSQIVLSDLIAGNNVVRKTPAPHNPTLQGSTSLRLNTSFNGKDSLGITIGGGNIESLGQAPPTPLNPTGGLLGTYEGRSADNSSITFPRNTIIVSGIRYRFLPFPNTQVNIYPLSDGASEIGLSGPVNPYFESSSVTGANGISRFSRRSLVYNYGDSGPGIAILQGLGKQLQFGIAYSAPNGGNPTTNNGLFTGRYLALAQLIYYSGNRNFRVAATYVNTYSPPNTIGFSGTNFGPAVGSNLVNSTVPGVATLGNLYGLQAFYQVNSKLAINAWVSYGVHRYLGRGDAEAMDWAVGLAFPDLFSEGALGGILVGMEPKLTSLSNNVNLGKGLGQADRDTSLHVEAFYQYKIGDHIEVTPGLIWITAPDSDASNPDSLFAWVRTVFRF
- a CDS encoding FAD-dependent oxidoreductase, which encodes MLKTLTNDFELDLEADVLVIGGGPAGTWAAWSAASNGAKAILVDKGYCGTTGCAAASGNGVWYVPPDPEARETAKASRESLGGFLADRNWMDRVLDQTYANVNQLAEWGYPFPTDDEGKPYRRSLQGPEYMRLMRRQIQRAGVKILDNSPALELLVDDDGAVAGATGVNRQTGEKWIVRSQSTIIATGGCAFLSKALGCNVLTGDGYLMAAEAGAEMSGMEFSNAYGISPAFSSVTKTLFYNWATFTYEDGTVIPGASSHRRSVIAETLLQQPVYAIIDKAAESMRPSMRLAQPNFFLPFDRAGIDPFTQRFPVTLRLEGTVRGTGGIRIVDESCTSSVRGLYAAGDAATRELICGGFTGGGSHNAAWAISSGYWSGKSAAEYSRILGEHKTQRRVKGVGEVGLQRESDRSQMATDEIIQAVQAEVFPYQKNYFRTEKGLTESLGKLNHLWQELRSSQVTSDKELIRAREAAAMVATARWMYSSAIERKETRGMHRHLDYPEQDANQQHYLISGGLDKVWVKTQTLQSTEKSLSKIGAAV
- a CDS encoding 4Fe-4S dicluster domain-containing protein, producing MIELVSESRCIECNICVNICPTNVFDRVPNAPPTIARQSDCQTCYMCELYCPVDALYVAPESDVTTSVNEAELAEVGLLGSYRENIGWGHKRTSTAKADQTFQILKQMK
- a CDS encoding ABC transporter substrate-binding protein gives rise to the protein MLSLPVRTDSIGKNKFTSRLSTSVACLLLLLTTACNQGGTKSAQSIEAVDVNNAVAASNNISTLRIGYVGSSEPTGSLGWAKKKGILERELQKVGFQNITFARFPNGPDLNEALVAGQLDVGSLGDTPAIVLKARGQETRLLRISQFNTTAWLVAKKNGPRSLAELKGQKIATQKGSYMHRYLLGLLAEAKIAKDVKVVHLMTTEAKAALERGDVAAYATSSDLGPFLKSQGFPVIDSSANHKGLSGTSLVVATESFLAKQPDFPQKFNAILTEAAKDLKANSEEYYQYHAQTTKYPIDIIKVSFPLKQVLEEPLPADGVKLLEGTKKFLVSQGLAKSDFKLTDWVVNKQQR
- a CDS encoding amidohydrolase family protein; its protein translation is MTIALDRPQKTKSAQIREKLGYPIIDTDVHTQEFPPAFLDYLEQVAGTAIAQRFQEHLPGASRSKWFNQSWEERRANRTARPPFWTRPTNDALNLATVSLPKLLHERLQEAGTDFAVVYPNLATMAPHIGNEEMRRAVCRAANTYHADIFRPYSDRLTPIAAIPMNTPEEAIAELEYAVKVLGLKAIQIPGHIRRPIPAFEKYGEEVANEAIWIDTFGLDSKYDYDPFWAKCVELKVVPTTHSSGMGWINRRSISNYQYNHIGHFASAAEALCKSLFFGGVTHRFPTLKFAFLEGGAAWGASLYTDLIWHWDTRNKAHLVENNNPANVNYEELLEFYTRYGDELIQGRLDQLGSGLGFHADLISPLEPGDLDEFAVAGVTKPEDIRDRFLNHFYFGTESDDTRVAQAFNRKANPYGDRVKAFLGSDSGHWDVPDITAIAANTYSMVERKIISEEDLQYFLSIHPLELYTSLNRDFFKGTAVEKTADEFLAGKGIRG
- a CDS encoding amidohydrolase family protein, with protein sequence MTIALDGAQKTRSAQIREKLGYPIIDTDVHTQEFEPAVLDYLEQVGGTALVERFKENLPGSSRFKWYKQTWEERFAYRSNRPNWWGRPTKNTLNLATISLPKLLHERLQEAGTDFAVVYPNLATMAPNIGNEEMRRAVCRAVNTYHADIFRPYSDRLTPIAAIPLHTPEEGIEELEYAVNVLGLKAIQIPGYVRRPIPAFEKYGKEVANEVVWIDNFGLDSQYDYDPFWAKCVELKVVPTTHASSQGWTTQRSVTNAQYNHINHFAFAAEALCKSLFFGGVTCRFPQLKFAFLEGGSAWGASLYADIIWHWETRNKQHLLSNNNPAIIDKEALVELYTRYGGELVDGRLDQIGDGLGFHHQLLAPEDPGELDEFELAGIDQPEDVRDRFLNHFYFGTESDDTRVSQAFNRAANPFGDRVKAFLGSDSGHWDVPDITAVTANAYSMAEHEIITEEDLRYFLSIHPLELYTSLNQDFFKGTGVEKAANEYLAGE
- a CDS encoding acyl-CoA dehydrogenase family protein — encoded protein: MVLDITKPKDYIDLAASLSKELAQSTVERDAKAGVPEEEINKLREIGLLPLIVPKQYGGIGATWIDALKIVRKLSKADGSIGQLYGNHLNLTALGHVSGTPAQKEKYYRETAKNNLFWANAINTKDTRLKINPEGENFRVNGVKSFGTGISVADYRVFSALEDGVELPFIFIIPKDREGLVSNQDWDNIGQRRTDSSSYTFNNVLVEKDEILGPANPPDSAFSTFLGIIAQLTKTNVYLGITKGAFAAAREYTKTTTKPWITSGVDSATQDPYILHHYGDFWVEIQAAIALADQVAEKVQAAWDKDVELTHQERGEVAIAVSAAKALATRVGINITNRIFELTGTRATATKYGFDRYWRDLRTFTLHDPVDYKLRAIGDWVLNEQLPVITQYS